A genomic segment from Micromonospora echinaurantiaca encodes:
- a CDS encoding ThuA domain-containing protein — MSRSRRARLPVLTTLLPLALTATTLFGVPAAQAAPPAQTAPAAQAAPLTAPAPQTQPRTGPAAPAADEPFSVLVFSKTAGFRHDSIPTGIAAIQQLGAEHGFTVDTTEDGAAFSDDNLARYRAVIWLSTTGDVLDGEQQAAFERYIRAGGGYVGIHAASDTEYSWAWYGDLVGAYFASHPANQQATVKVEDHAHPATAGLPERWSRFDEWYNYQSNPRPDVHVLASLDETSYSPGAGAMGADHPIAWCHDFQGGRAWYTGGGHTRESYAEPQFLAHLLGGIRSAAGAADADCGASLTASFEKVTLDSNTSNPMELDVAPDGRVFYVERDGRVQIVKPDTGNTVTALDLDVSTGNEDGLIGIRLDPDFATNNWVYLYYAPNDGIARNLLSRFTVTGDSIDPASEKQVLRVDTQRNTCCHAGGSMTFDSAGNLYLATGDNTNPFESNAFTPIDERPGRQDYDAQRTSGNTNDLRGKVLRIHPEDDGTYTVPSGNLFPPGTAKTRPEIYAMGFRNPFRIGTDPATDTLYVADYGPDASAANPDRGPEGTVEWNIVGTPGNYGWPYCTGANYAYNDYTFPSGPSGPKFDCAAPVNDSPNNTGLTNLPPAIPATVDYDYSGNPRFPEIGGGGAPMGGPVYRYDAELESDRKWPAYYDGKALLGEWNQSKMYTMQLTGDGKSLVDINQLLTGMTMLRPMDFEFGPDGALYLIEWGSGFGGNNDNSGVYRIDYIAGDRAPIAEASAEPTSGPAPLTVAFSSAGSRDPDGGTLSYAWTFGDGQSATEPNPTHTYTSAGTYNAQLTVTNPKGRTAVANVPVTVGNTAPTVTIEFPPDGGFFDWGDQVRYTVTVTDPEDAEIDCDRVRLQVLLGHDEHAHPLEQHTGCTGTVQTSLASGHGAEANVFAVFEATYTDLGGAEGAGPLTGRAIEQLQPKRKQAEYFTATGRVPGATGGGDPGVQRETTGDAAGGGQNIGFIEDGDWWSLAPADLTNITSIRFRAASASSGGRIEVRAGAPDGPLVASATVPGTGAWQTYADVTAPVTGPAGGTLYFVARDPAGGAGALFNVNWMDFLGRGVTENAPPVVTATASPATGTAPVTVAFDGTATDAEGDTPLTYAWDFGDGGTASTLDTTHTYTSPGTFTATLTVTDSKGARSYTTVPVRVDAPNTSCFGARSDDFTGTGLDKARWGVVRENQLYAVSDGALRLPTAVGDLYGGRNDATNLVLQPAPAGAWQATTRLTLPVTANYQQAGLLVYGDDENYAKLDLLYSGGRRVEFIRETAGAPRNEAADSTAAPAGDTLHLRLTSDGTNLTAAVSADGQTFTPVGRSAALAGITNPRIGLFALNGGTDAPVVEAAFDWFQVSPDAPAGPVDPSDEFTGDTLDKCRWDAILRENPTGYRVTGGALRIDVPNGDIYGSGNSGPANFILQNAPTGDWTLETKVDGSLLNEQYQQAGLIVHADDDNYLKFDFIVDNQPGQPVTRRIEFRSEIGGAVQNPQPEAGNLTASVWYLRLARTGDTFTASYSADGTAWTALTALTSSAVGATPKVGLFTLGANQTASKTAAFDYFRLTTEAADRTAPVTTATVSGTPTEGWHTGPVTVALSAADEDGGSGLAGTEYQLDGATTWTAYTGPVPVSGDGEHELRFRSTDRAGNVESTKTAPVRIDTTAPVTSATFAPANDEGWHDGTVPVVLTSTDAGSGVKTVEWSLDGGAWTPYSAPVEVTGDGQHELLFRAADNAGNAETLKSAVLRIDGTKPTLLVSGIADGQLYGDSQDVRVSWQAVDPTSGIASVVGDLDGRPYASGTLQAMYELPLGLHELTVTATDKAGNVTTSEVRFFVTTSFRDMQNLLDRFKATSRLSAKAHKQLSAKLSDARQAEAAGNDQKAIKALTAFRTLAADATLVPEAEIRDTLVRDADAMIVRLGGTASRAGVRANDGESVDGAGRLGGDPTRIAPGRRL, encoded by the coding sequence GTGTCCCGATCTCGTCGTGCCCGTTTACCCGTCCTTACCACCCTGCTACCCCTCGCGCTCACCGCAACCACCCTGTTCGGCGTCCCCGCCGCGCAGGCCGCACCCCCCGCGCAGACCGCACCCGCCGCACAGGCCGCGCCGCTGACGGCGCCCGCCCCGCAGACCCAGCCGCGGACGGGACCCGCCGCGCCGGCGGCCGACGAGCCGTTCTCGGTGCTGGTGTTCTCGAAGACCGCCGGCTTCCGGCACGATTCCATCCCGACCGGCATCGCCGCCATCCAGCAGCTCGGCGCCGAGCACGGGTTCACCGTCGACACGACCGAGGACGGCGCCGCGTTCAGCGACGACAACCTCGCCCGGTACCGCGCGGTGATCTGGCTCTCCACCACCGGCGACGTCCTCGACGGCGAGCAGCAGGCCGCCTTCGAGCGCTACATCCGCGCCGGCGGCGGCTACGTCGGCATCCACGCCGCCTCGGACACCGAGTACAGCTGGGCCTGGTACGGCGACCTGGTCGGCGCGTACTTCGCCAGCCACCCGGCGAACCAGCAGGCCACGGTCAAGGTGGAGGACCACGCCCACCCGGCCACCGCCGGGCTGCCGGAGCGCTGGTCCCGGTTCGACGAGTGGTACAACTACCAGTCCAACCCGCGCCCCGACGTGCACGTGCTGGCCAGCCTGGACGAGACCAGCTACTCCCCCGGCGCGGGGGCGATGGGCGCCGACCACCCGATCGCCTGGTGCCACGACTTCCAGGGCGGCCGCGCCTGGTACACCGGCGGCGGGCACACCCGGGAGTCGTACGCGGAACCGCAGTTCCTCGCCCACCTGCTCGGCGGCATCCGCTCCGCGGCCGGGGCGGCGGACGCCGACTGCGGCGCGTCGCTGACCGCCAGCTTCGAGAAGGTGACCCTGGACAGCAACACCAGCAACCCGATGGAGCTGGACGTCGCCCCGGACGGGCGGGTCTTCTACGTCGAGCGCGACGGCCGGGTGCAGATCGTCAAGCCGGACACCGGCAACACGGTCACCGCGCTCGACCTGGACGTGTCCACCGGCAACGAGGACGGCCTGATCGGCATCCGGCTCGACCCGGACTTCGCCACCAACAACTGGGTCTACCTCTACTACGCCCCGAACGACGGGATCGCCCGCAACCTGCTCTCCCGGTTCACGGTGACCGGCGACAGCATCGACCCGGCCAGCGAGAAGCAGGTGCTGCGGGTGGACACCCAGCGCAACACCTGCTGCCACGCCGGCGGCAGCATGACCTTCGACAGCGCCGGCAACCTCTACCTGGCCACCGGCGACAACACCAACCCGTTCGAGTCCAACGCGTTCACCCCGATCGACGAGCGGCCGGGACGGCAGGACTACGACGCGCAGCGCACCTCCGGCAACACCAACGATCTGCGCGGCAAGGTGCTCCGGATCCACCCGGAGGACGACGGGACGTACACCGTCCCGAGCGGCAACCTGTTCCCGCCGGGGACCGCGAAGACCCGGCCCGAGATCTACGCGATGGGCTTCCGCAACCCGTTCCGGATCGGCACCGACCCGGCCACCGACACCCTCTACGTCGCCGACTACGGGCCGGACGCCAGCGCCGCCAACCCCGACCGCGGTCCCGAGGGCACCGTCGAGTGGAACATCGTCGGCACGCCGGGCAACTACGGCTGGCCGTACTGCACCGGGGCGAACTACGCCTACAACGACTACACGTTCCCGTCCGGCCCCAGCGGGCCGAAGTTCGACTGCGCCGCGCCGGTGAACGACTCGCCCAACAACACCGGCCTCACCAACCTGCCGCCGGCGATCCCAGCCACCGTCGACTACGACTACAGCGGCAACCCGCGGTTCCCCGAGATCGGCGGCGGCGGTGCGCCGATGGGCGGCCCGGTCTACCGGTACGACGCCGAGCTGGAATCGGACCGCAAGTGGCCGGCGTACTACGACGGCAAGGCGCTCCTCGGCGAGTGGAACCAGTCGAAGATGTACACGATGCAGCTCACCGGTGACGGCAAGAGCCTCGTCGACATCAACCAGCTCCTCACCGGCATGACCATGCTCCGGCCGATGGACTTCGAGTTCGGTCCGGATGGCGCGCTCTATCTCATCGAGTGGGGCAGTGGCTTCGGCGGCAACAACGACAACTCCGGCGTCTACCGGATCGACTACATCGCCGGCGACCGGGCCCCGATCGCGGAGGCCAGCGCCGAGCCGACCTCCGGCCCGGCGCCGCTGACCGTCGCCTTCTCCAGCGCGGGCTCCCGCGACCCGGACGGCGGCACGCTCAGCTACGCCTGGACGTTCGGCGACGGGCAGTCCGCCACCGAGCCGAACCCGACGCACACCTACACCAGCGCCGGGACGTACAACGCGCAGCTCACGGTCACCAACCCGAAGGGCCGGACCGCGGTGGCCAACGTTCCGGTCACGGTCGGCAACACCGCGCCGACGGTGACCATCGAGTTCCCACCGGACGGCGGCTTCTTCGACTGGGGCGACCAGGTCCGCTACACGGTCACGGTCACCGACCCCGAGGACGCGGAGATCGACTGCGACCGGGTCCGGCTCCAGGTGCTGCTCGGCCACGACGAGCACGCCCACCCGCTGGAGCAGCACACCGGCTGCACCGGCACGGTCCAGACGTCGCTGGCCTCCGGGCACGGCGCCGAGGCGAACGTCTTCGCCGTCTTCGAGGCCACCTACACCGACCTGGGCGGCGCCGAGGGCGCCGGGCCGCTCACCGGCCGGGCGATCGAGCAGCTCCAGCCCAAGCGGAAGCAGGCCGAGTACTTCACCGCCACCGGCCGGGTGCCGGGCGCGACCGGCGGCGGGGACCCGGGCGTGCAGCGCGAGACCACCGGCGACGCCGCCGGCGGCGGCCAGAACATCGGGTTCATCGAGGACGGCGACTGGTGGTCGCTCGCCCCGGCGGACCTGACCAACATCACGTCGATCCGGTTCCGGGCCGCCTCGGCCAGCAGCGGCGGCCGAATCGAGGTCCGCGCCGGCGCGCCCGACGGGCCGCTGGTCGCCTCGGCCACCGTGCCGGGCACCGGCGCCTGGCAAACGTACGCCGACGTGACCGCTCCGGTGACCGGCCCGGCGGGCGGCACGTTGTACTTCGTCGCCCGGGACCCGGCCGGCGGCGCGGGCGCGCTGTTCAACGTCAACTGGATGGACTTCCTCGGCCGGGGCGTCACCGAGAACGCGCCGCCGGTGGTCACCGCCACCGCCAGCCCGGCCACCGGCACCGCGCCGGTCACCGTCGCCTTCGACGGCACGGCCACCGACGCCGAGGGCGACACCCCGCTGACGTACGCCTGGGACTTCGGTGACGGCGGCACGGCGTCCACCCTGGACACCACGCACACCTACACCAGCCCGGGCACCTTCACCGCCACGCTGACGGTGACCGACAGCAAGGGCGCGAGGTCGTACACCACCGTCCCGGTGCGGGTGGACGCGCCGAACACGTCCTGCTTCGGGGCGCGCTCGGACGACTTCACCGGCACCGGCCTCGACAAGGCCCGCTGGGGCGTGGTCCGGGAGAACCAGCTCTACGCGGTCTCCGACGGGGCGCTCCGGCTGCCCACCGCGGTGGGCGACCTCTACGGCGGCCGCAACGACGCCACCAACCTGGTGCTCCAGCCGGCGCCGGCCGGGGCCTGGCAGGCGACCACCCGGCTGACCCTGCCGGTGACCGCCAACTACCAGCAGGCCGGCCTGCTGGTGTACGGCGACGACGAGAACTACGCCAAGCTGGACCTGCTCTACTCGGGCGGCCGGCGGGTGGAGTTCATCCGGGAGACCGCCGGCGCGCCGCGCAACGAGGCCGCCGACAGCACCGCCGCACCGGCCGGTGACACCCTGCACCTGCGGCTCACCAGCGACGGGACGAACCTGACCGCGGCCGTCTCGGCCGACGGGCAGACCTTCACCCCGGTCGGCCGGTCCGCCGCGCTGGCCGGCATCACCAACCCGCGGATCGGGCTGTTCGCGCTCAACGGCGGCACCGACGCGCCGGTGGTGGAGGCGGCCTTCGACTGGTTCCAGGTCTCGCCGGACGCCCCGGCCGGACCGGTGGACCCGTCGGACGAGTTCACCGGCGACACGCTGGACAAGTGCCGCTGGGACGCGATCCTGCGGGAGAACCCGACGGGCTACCGGGTCACCGGCGGCGCGCTGCGGATCGACGTGCCGAACGGCGACATCTACGGCTCCGGCAACTCCGGGCCGGCGAACTTCATCCTCCAGAACGCCCCGACCGGCGACTGGACCCTGGAGACGAAGGTCGACGGCAGCCTGCTGAACGAGCAGTACCAGCAGGCCGGCCTGATCGTGCACGCCGACGACGACAACTACCTGAAGTTCGACTTCATCGTGGACAACCAGCCCGGGCAGCCGGTGACGCGGCGGATCGAGTTCCGCAGCGAAATCGGCGGCGCGGTGCAGAACCCGCAGCCGGAGGCGGGCAACCTGACCGCCTCGGTGTGGTACCTGCGGCTGGCCCGCACGGGTGACACCTTCACCGCGTCGTACTCGGCCGACGGGACGGCCTGGACCGCGCTGACGGCGCTCACCAGCAGCGCCGTCGGGGCGACGCCGAAGGTGGGCCTGTTCACCCTCGGCGCCAACCAGACCGCGTCGAAGACCGCCGCGTTTGACTACTTCCGGCTCACCACCGAGGCGGCCGACCGGACCGCCCCGGTGACCACGGCCACGGTCTCCGGCACGCCGACCGAGGGCTGGCACACCGGCCCGGTCACCGTCGCGCTGAGCGCCGCCGACGAGGACGGCGGCAGCGGCCTGGCCGGCACCGAGTACCAGCTGGACGGGGCGACCACCTGGACCGCGTACACCGGTCCGGTGCCGGTCAGCGGCGACGGCGAGCACGAGCTGCGGTTCCGCTCGACCGACCGGGCGGGCAACGTGGAGTCGACGAAGACCGCGCCGGTCCGGATCGACACCACCGCGCCGGTCACCTCGGCGACGTTCGCGCCGGCCAACGACGAGGGCTGGCACGACGGGACGGTCCCGGTCGTGCTGACCTCGACCGACGCCGGGTCCGGGGTGAAGACGGTGGAGTGGTCGCTGGACGGCGGCGCGTGGACGCCGTACTCGGCGCCGGTCGAGGTGACCGGCGACGGGCAGCACGAGCTGCTGTTCCGGGCCGCCGACAACGCGGGCAACGCCGAGACGCTCAAGTCGGCGGTGCTGCGGATCGACGGCACCAAGCCGACGCTGCTGGTCTCCGGGATCGCCGACGGCCAGCTCTACGGCGACAGCCAGGACGTCCGGGTGTCCTGGCAGGCGGTCGACCCGACCTCGGGCATCGCGTCCGTGGTCGGCGACCTGGACGGCCGGCCGTACGCCAGCGGCACCCTGCAGGCCATGTACGAGCTGCCGCTCGGCCTGCACGAGCTGACCGTCACCGCGACCGACAAGGCGGGCAACGTCACCACCTCTGAGGTCCGGTTCTTCGTCACCACCTCGTTCCGGGACATGCAGAACCTGCTGGACCGGTTCAAGGCGACGAGCCGACTGTCGGCCAAGGCGCACAAGCAGCTGTCGGCGAAGCTCAGCGACGCCCGGCAGGCCGAGGCGGCCGGCAACGACCAGAAGGCGATCAAGGCGCTGACCGCCTTCCGGACGCTCGCGGCCGACGCCACCCTGGTGCCGGAGGCCGAGATCCGCGACACCCTGGTCCGGGACGCCGACGCCATGATCGTCCGGCTCGGCGGCACGGCCAGCCGGGCCGGCGTCCGGGCGAACGACGGCGAATCGGTCGACGGTGCCGGCCGGCTCGGCGGCGATCCCACCCGGATCGCCCCCGGTCGCCGGCTCTGA
- a CDS encoding thiazole synthase — protein sequence MSAVTFELGGVPFTSRLILGTGGAANLHVLEQAIRASGTELVTVALRRVDTTPAGSGGLLALLDRCGVRLLPNTAGCYTAGEAVKVAHLARDAFETDWVKLEVIGDERILLPDGVELLRAAEQLVADGFTVLPYTSDDPVLARRLADVGCAAVMPAGAPIGSGLGVSNPHHIRLIRQSVDVPVILDAGIGTASDAALAMELGCDAVLLASAVTRAADPVAMATAMRFAVEAGRLAYGAGRIARRFHALASTPDEGRPDL from the coding sequence GTGAGCGCGGTGACCTTCGAACTGGGCGGCGTCCCCTTCACCTCCCGGTTGATCCTGGGCACCGGCGGCGCGGCCAACCTGCACGTGCTGGAGCAGGCGATCCGGGCGTCCGGCACCGAACTGGTCACCGTGGCGCTGCGCCGGGTGGACACCACCCCCGCCGGGTCGGGCGGGCTGCTGGCGCTGCTCGACCGGTGCGGGGTGCGGCTGCTGCCGAACACCGCCGGCTGCTACACCGCCGGCGAGGCGGTCAAGGTGGCGCACCTGGCCCGGGACGCGTTCGAGACCGACTGGGTCAAGCTGGAGGTGATCGGCGACGAGCGCATCCTGCTGCCGGACGGCGTCGAACTGCTGCGCGCCGCCGAGCAACTGGTCGCCGACGGGTTCACCGTGCTGCCGTACACCAGCGACGACCCGGTGCTGGCGCGGCGGCTGGCCGACGTCGGCTGCGCGGCGGTGATGCCCGCCGGCGCGCCGATCGGCTCCGGGCTGGGGGTGTCCAACCCGCACCACATCCGGCTGATCCGGCAGAGCGTGGACGTGCCGGTGATCCTGGACGCCGGCATCGGCACCGCCTCGGACGCCGCGCTGGCCATGGAACTCGGCTGCGACGCGGTGCTGCTGGCCAGCGCGGTGACCCGGGCCGCCGACCCGGTGGCGATGGCCACCGCGATGCGGTTCGCCGTCGAGGCCGGCCGGTTGGCGTACGGCGCGGGCCGGATCGCCCGCCGCTTCCACGCCCTCGCCTCCACTCCGGACGAGGGAAGGCCCGACCTGTGA
- the thiE gene encoding thiamine phosphate synthase, whose product MPSLGRLHLVTDTRPGRDPLTVVRAALAVARAELVVQVRVADSATDREAYDLARRVVALCAGYDATCLVNDRLHVALAVGAGGGHVGADDLPVGAARRVLGSAAVLGATARDPGTATEAVAAGASYLGVGPCHPTGTKTGLPDPIGPAGVGAVAAAVDVPVIAIGGVTAATVPALRAAGAYGVAVVGALSAAADPGRATAELLRALTC is encoded by the coding sequence GTGCCGTCCCTTGGGCGACTGCATCTGGTCACCGACACCCGACCCGGGCGGGATCCGCTCACCGTCGTCCGGGCCGCCCTCGCGGTGGCCCGCGCCGAGCTGGTGGTGCAGGTCCGGGTGGCGGACTCCGCGACCGACCGGGAGGCGTACGACCTGGCCCGCCGGGTGGTCGCGCTCTGCGCCGGGTACGACGCGACCTGCCTGGTCAACGACCGGCTGCACGTGGCGCTGGCGGTGGGCGCCGGCGGCGGCCACGTCGGCGCGGACGACCTGCCGGTCGGCGCGGCCCGCCGGGTGCTCGGCTCCGCCGCCGTGCTCGGCGCCACCGCGCGTGACCCGGGCACCGCCACCGAGGCGGTCGCCGCCGGCGCCAGCTACCTCGGCGTCGGCCCCTGCCACCCGACCGGCACCAAGACCGGCCTGCCGGACCCGATCGGCCCCGCCGGGGTGGGCGCGGTGGCCGCCGCGGTGGACGTGCCGGTGATCGCCATCGGCGGGGTCACCGCCGCTACCGTGCCGGCGCTGCGGGCCGCCGGGGCGTACGGGGTGGCGGTGGTCGGCGCGCTCTCCGCCGCCGCCGACCCGGGCCGGGCCACCGCCGAGCTGCTCCGGGCGTTGACGTGCTGA
- the thiS gene encoding sulfur carrier protein ThiS — protein sequence MELTVNGAGRTVPGGATVADLVHEVTPQRRGVAVAVNGEVVPRSGWPATVLRDGDRVEVLSAAQGG from the coding sequence GTGGAACTGACGGTGAACGGCGCCGGGCGGACCGTGCCCGGCGGTGCCACGGTGGCCGACCTGGTCCACGAGGTCACCCCGCAGCGGCGCGGCGTGGCGGTGGCGGTCAACGGCGAGGTGGTGCCGCGCAGCGGCTGGCCGGCGACGGTGCTGCGCGACGGCGACCGGGTCGAGGTGCTCAGCGCCGCCCAGGGCGGGTGA
- the thiD gene encoding bifunctional hydroxymethylpyrimidine kinase/phosphomethylpyrimidine kinase, translating to MTPTAVLTIAGSDSGAGAGIQADLKVFAALGAYGTSVLTAVTAQNTRGVDAVLPLPPRTVTDQLESVLVDFDVRAVKTGMLGSPAVADAVAEAARDGRLPHLVVDPVLVATSGHALGVVAAVERLLPYAEVATPNCAEAAAITGRPVTTVEEMVAAAEALAAGGPAHVVVTGGDVDTDGEAVDVLHGGGVTTLLRAPRVATRHNHGTGCSFSAAIAVRLALGDPVPAAVRAAKEYVTRGLAGARDWTLGAGRGPLDHFGWSA from the coding sequence ATGACCCCCACGGCCGTCCTCACGATCGCCGGCTCCGACTCCGGCGCCGGCGCCGGCATCCAGGCAGACCTCAAGGTCTTCGCCGCCCTCGGCGCGTACGGGACCAGCGTGCTCACCGCGGTCACCGCGCAGAACACCCGGGGCGTCGACGCCGTCCTGCCGCTGCCGCCGCGCACGGTCACCGACCAGTTGGAGAGCGTGCTGGTCGACTTCGACGTACGGGCGGTCAAGACCGGGATGCTCGGCAGCCCGGCGGTCGCCGACGCGGTCGCGGAAGCGGCCCGGGACGGCCGGCTGCCGCACCTGGTCGTCGACCCGGTGCTGGTCGCCACCAGTGGACACGCGCTCGGTGTGGTCGCCGCCGTCGAGCGGCTGCTGCCGTACGCCGAGGTGGCGACGCCGAACTGCGCGGAGGCCGCGGCCATCACCGGACGCCCGGTGACCACGGTCGAGGAGATGGTGGCCGCCGCCGAGGCGCTCGCCGCGGGCGGGCCGGCGCACGTGGTGGTGACCGGCGGCGACGTGGACACCGACGGCGAGGCGGTCGACGTGCTGCACGGCGGCGGGGTGACCACCCTGCTGCGGGCGCCGCGGGTGGCCACCCGGCACAACCACGGCACCGGGTGCTCGTTCTCGGCGGCCATCGCGGTCCGGCTGGCGCTCGGCGACCCCGTGCCGGCGGCGGTGCGGGCGGCGAAGGAGTACGTGACCCGCGGGCTGGCCGGCGCGCGGGACTGGACGTTGGGCGCGGGACGCGGACCGCTGGACCACTTCGGCTGGTCCGCTTGA
- a CDS encoding thiamine phosphate synthase, translated as MSRRPAGVVVLTDRWQARGTLVDVVAGAVAGGVRWVVLREKDLPRAERAALATDLRAVLDEAGGTLVVAGPDPLDGDAVHLPSAGPYPPPRLGLVGRSCHHRAELARLSTEDYATLSPVFPTSSKPGYGPPLHPAGLAELITASPVPVLALGGIATPDHVHACIRAGAAGVAVLGAVMRADDPTEAAATLTRAFEEAISRVPPTRHVPMVAPQPSCATPEEER; from the coding sequence ATCTCCCGGCGGCCCGCCGGGGTCGTGGTGCTGACTGATCGGTGGCAGGCGCGGGGGACGCTGGTCGACGTGGTCGCGGGGGCGGTGGCCGGGGGAGTGCGTTGGGTGGTGCTGCGGGAGAAGGACCTGCCCCGCGCCGAGCGCGCCGCCCTCGCCACCGACCTGCGGGCCGTCCTCGACGAGGCCGGCGGCACCCTGGTCGTCGCCGGCCCCGACCCGCTCGACGGCGACGCCGTGCACCTGCCGTCCGCCGGCCCGTACCCGCCACCCCGGCTGGGCCTGGTCGGCCGCTCCTGCCACCACCGGGCCGAGCTGGCCAGACTCAGCACAGAGGACTACGCGACCCTCTCGCCGGTCTTCCCCACCAGCAGCAAACCCGGCTACGGCCCGCCCCTGCACCCGGCCGGACTGGCCGAGCTGATCACCGCCAGCCCGGTACCCGTCCTGGCCCTCGGCGGCATCGCCACCCCGGACCACGTCCACGCCTGCATCCGGGCCGGCGCGGCAGGAGTCGCCGTGCTCGGCGCCGTCATGCGCGCCGACGACCCCACCGAAGCCGCCGCCACCCTGACCCGAGCTTTCGAAGAGGCGATCAGCCGGGTGCCGCCAACCAGGCACGTCCCGATGGTCGCCCCCCAGCCCTCATGCGCAACCCCGGAAGAGGAACGATGA
- the thiO gene encoding glycine oxidase ThiO, with the protein MLTSGRPDVAVVGAGPIGLAVAWRCAARGLRVVVHDPDPGSGASAVAAGMLSPVAEAYFGERELTGLLCASAARWPAFAAGLTEATGLPLGYRTEGTLMVGLTADDLAEAGRLWAYQQGLGLPVTPLRPTQLRDREPALAPRVRGGALAPTDHQVDPRLLVPALRAAATAAGAVLVPQAVRELSELDARVTVVAAGCGAAALTGLPVRPVKGQVLRLRAPGGAAPGFRHVIRGYADGEHVYLVPRAGGEVVVGATVEERTDRTVTAGAVLRLLRAAVDLLPELAEYDLVETVAGLRPGTPDNAPILGPLPGRPDVLAATGHHRHGIVLTPVTADLIADLAAGGDPDPLLAPFAPDRFGPAHPPRQASVGPPEQALPGEPTGPVDGDRQTTEEDRWN; encoded by the coding sequence GTGCTGACCAGCGGCCGGCCGGACGTGGCGGTGGTCGGCGCGGGGCCGATCGGGTTGGCCGTCGCCTGGCGCTGCGCGGCCCGCGGCCTGCGGGTGGTCGTGCACGACCCGGACCCGGGGTCGGGGGCGTCGGCGGTGGCCGCCGGGATGCTCTCCCCGGTCGCCGAGGCGTACTTCGGCGAACGGGAGCTGACCGGGCTGCTCTGCGCGTCCGCGGCCCGCTGGCCGGCGTTCGCCGCCGGGCTGACCGAGGCCACCGGGCTGCCGCTCGGCTACCGCACCGAGGGCACCCTGATGGTCGGGCTCACCGCCGACGACCTGGCCGAGGCGGGCCGGCTCTGGGCGTACCAGCAGGGGCTGGGGCTGCCGGTGACGCCGCTGCGCCCGACGCAGCTGCGCGACCGCGAGCCGGCGCTGGCGCCCCGGGTGCGCGGGGGCGCGCTGGCCCCCACCGACCACCAGGTCGACCCGCGGCTGCTGGTGCCGGCGCTGCGGGCGGCCGCGACCGCGGCCGGCGCGGTGCTGGTGCCGCAGGCGGTGCGCGAACTGTCCGAGCTGGACGCCCGGGTCACCGTGGTGGCGGCCGGCTGCGGCGCGGCCGCGCTGACCGGGCTGCCGGTCCGGCCGGTGAAGGGGCAGGTGCTCCGGCTGCGCGCGCCCGGCGGCGCGGCGCCGGGCTTCCGGCACGTGATCCGGGGGTACGCCGACGGCGAGCACGTCTACCTGGTGCCCCGCGCGGGCGGCGAGGTGGTGGTCGGGGCGACGGTCGAGGAGCGCACCGACCGGACGGTCACCGCCGGCGCGGTGCTGCGCCTGCTCCGCGCCGCCGTCGACCTGCTTCCCGAGCTGGCCGAGTACGACCTGGTGGAGACGGTGGCCGGGCTGCGTCCCGGCACGCCGGACAACGCCCCGATCCTCGGTCCGCTGCCCGGCCGGCCGGACGTGCTGGCCGCCACCGGCCACCACCGGCACGGCATCGTGCTCACCCCGGTCACCGCCGATCTGATCGCCGACCTGGCCGCCGGCGGCGACCCGGACCCGCTGCTCGCCCCGTTCGCGCCGGACCGCTTCGGGCCGGCCCACCCACCCCGGCAGGCGTCGGTCGGCCCGCCCGAGCAGGCGTTGCCGGGCGAGCCGACCGGGCCGGTCGACGGCGACCGGCAGACGACGGAGGAGGACAGGTGGAACTGA